One Streptomyces sp. V4I8 genomic window carries:
- the ctaD gene encoding cytochrome c oxidase subunit I, translating into MKRIRDIKSVQAVQWLTTTDHKTIGTLYLVTSFAFFCVGGVMALFMRAELARPGLQIMSNEQFNQAFTMHGTIMLLMFATPLFAGFANWIMPLQIGAPDVAFPRLNMFAYWLYLFGSLIAVGGFLTPEGAADFGWFAYAPLSDAVRSPGVGAEMWIMGLALSGFGTILGSVNFITTIICMRAPGMTMFRMPIFTWNVLLTGVLVLLAFPVLAAALFALEADRKFGAQVFDAANGGALLWQHLFWFFGHPEVYIIALPFFGIISEVIPVFSRKPMFGYMGLIAATIAIAGLSVTVWAHHMYVTGGVLLPFFSFMTFLIAVPTGVKFFNWIGTMWNGSLSFETPMLWALGFLVTFVFGGLTGVMLASPPLDFPTSDTYFVVAHFHYVIFGTVVFAMFSGFHFWWPKFTGRMLDERLGKMTFWTLFIGFHGTFLVQHWLGVNGMQRRIPDYLAVEGLATLNSLSTVFSFVLGASLLPFFYNVWKTAKYGQKVEADDPWGYGRSLEWATSCPPPRHNFLTLPRIRSESPAFDLRHAPAPEKELTSL; encoded by the coding sequence GTGAAGAGGATCAGAGACATCAAGAGCGTCCAAGCCGTCCAGTGGCTGACCACCACGGATCACAAGACGATCGGAACGCTCTATTTGGTCACGTCGTTCGCGTTCTTCTGCGTCGGTGGCGTGATGGCGCTGTTCATGCGCGCCGAGCTCGCCAGGCCGGGTCTGCAGATCATGTCGAACGAGCAGTTCAACCAGGCGTTCACGATGCACGGCACGATCATGTTGCTCATGTTCGCGACGCCGCTGTTCGCCGGGTTCGCGAACTGGATCATGCCGCTGCAGATCGGCGCGCCGGACGTGGCGTTCCCGCGGCTTAACATGTTCGCCTACTGGCTGTACCTGTTCGGCTCGCTCATCGCGGTCGGTGGCTTCCTCACCCCGGAGGGTGCCGCCGATTTCGGCTGGTTCGCCTACGCCCCGTTGTCCGATGCCGTCCGCAGCCCGGGCGTCGGCGCCGAGATGTGGATCATGGGCCTGGCGCTCTCCGGCTTCGGCACCATCCTCGGCTCGGTCAACTTCATCACCACGATCATCTGCATGCGCGCCCCGGGCATGACCATGTTCCGCATGCCGATCTTCACCTGGAACGTGCTGCTCACCGGTGTGCTGGTGCTGCTGGCCTTCCCCGTGCTGGCGGCGGCGCTGTTCGCGCTGGAGGCGGACCGCAAGTTCGGCGCGCAGGTCTTCGACGCGGCCAACGGCGGAGCGCTGCTGTGGCAGCACCTCTTCTGGTTCTTCGGCCACCCGGAGGTCTACATCATCGCGTTGCCGTTCTTCGGCATCATTTCCGAGGTCATCCCGGTCTTCTCCCGTAAGCCGATGTTCGGCTACATGGGTCTGATCGCGGCGACCATCGCGATCGCGGGTCTGTCGGTGACGGTGTGGGCGCACCACATGTACGTCACCGGCGGTGTGCTGCTGCCGTTCTTCTCCTTCATGACGTTCCTCATCGCCGTACCGACGGGCGTGAAGTTCTTCAACTGGATCGGAACGATGTGGAACGGCTCCCTGAGTTTCGAGACGCCCATGCTCTGGGCCCTCGGGTTCCTGGTCACGTTCGTCTTCGGCGGCCTGACCGGCGTCATGCTCGCCTCACCGCCGCTGGACTTCCCGACCTCCGACACCTATTTCGTGGTGGCCCACTTCCATTACGTCATCTTCGGCACGGTGGTGTTCGCGATGTTCTCCGGATTCCACTTCTGGTGGCCGAAGTTCACGGGCCGGATGCTCGACGAGCGCCTCGGCAAGATGACCTTCTGGACGCTGTTCATCGGCTTCCACGGCACGTTCCTGGTCCAGCACTGGCTGGGTGTGAACGGAATGCAGCGCCGGATTCCCGACTATCTGGCGGTGGAGGGGCTGGCGACGCTCAACTCCCTCTCGACCGTCTTCTCGTTCGTGCTGGGGGCGTCGCTGCTGCCGTTCTTCTACAACGTCTGGAAAACCGCCAAGTACGGGCAGAAGGTCGAGGCCGACGATCCTTGGGGGTACGGCCGCTCGCTGGAATGGGCGACTTCCTGCCCTCCCCCGCGCCACAACTTCCTGACGCTGCCGCGGATCCGTTCCGAATCCCCGGCGTTCGATCTCCGGCACGCTCCCGCGCCGGAGAAGGAGTTGACGTCTCTGTGA
- a CDS encoding nuclear transport factor 2 family protein: MGTAARPSFDTDTLRRAVEGRSPDTLLSLYTDDAEIRVVNRNAQPSHPKVLHGRNEIADMLTDVYSRDMTHKLEGCVIQGDSAAYSESCEYADGVRVMSESMITLRDGRISRQIIIEAWDE; this comes from the coding sequence ATGGGCACAGCCGCACGCCCCTCGTTCGACACCGACACCCTGCGCCGGGCCGTGGAAGGACGCAGCCCGGACACACTTCTTTCGCTGTACACGGACGACGCGGAGATCCGCGTCGTGAACCGCAACGCCCAGCCCAGCCACCCGAAGGTGCTGCACGGCCGCAACGAGATCGCCGACATGCTCACCGATGTCTACAGCCGCGACATGACACACAAGCTGGAGGGATGCGTGATCCAGGGTGACAGCGCGGCCTACAGCGAGTCCTGTGAGTACGCGGACGGGGTGCGCGTCATGTCCGAGTCGATGATCACGCTGCGGGACGGCAGGATCTCCCGGCAGATCATCATCGAGGCCTGGGACGAGTAG
- a CDS encoding ABC transporter ATP-binding protein, translating to MSIAATEPAPPTWRLLLGYVRPHRWTLLAGAVLSLVTGATGLLLPLVARELIDDLSHDRAITGALLIMSGLVVANAALGALGSYVLRRTAESVVLGARRALSSYLLRLRITAVDRSEPGDLMARITSDTTLLREVTTDSLVGLGTGGLTLVATVAMMGLVDPVLLLVTLGVILAAGTILGVIVPRINRASRQAQDAVGVMGASLERILGALRTVKASGAEHREERTLHEAAEESWRQSVRAAKWSAAAGNTAGLAMQIAFITVLAVGGARVATGAIDVGTLVAFLLYVFYLMSPIQQVVGAITQYQTGSAALARIQEALRLPAEPAAAPAPLPAAGAEPAALAFEDVRFRYADDLPYVHHGVTFAVPAQGMTAFVGPSGAGKTTVFSLIERFYDPEAGTITLDGRDLADWELPRLRSAIGYVEQDAPVLSGSLRDNLLLGNPDADDAALTRVLKTTRLDGLVARLPGGLDTLVGHRGTKLSGGERQRVAIARALLRRPRLLLLDEATSQLDAVNEAALRDTVADVARTTTVLVVAHRLSTVTMADRIVVMDAGRVRAVGTHRELVASDPLYAELAATQFLATAE from the coding sequence GTGAGCATCGCAGCGACCGAACCCGCCCCACCCACCTGGCGGCTGCTCCTGGGCTATGTGCGCCCGCACCGGTGGACCCTGCTGGCGGGTGCCGTGCTCTCGCTGGTCACGGGCGCCACCGGACTGCTCCTGCCGCTGGTGGCCCGCGAGTTGATCGACGACCTGTCCCACGACCGGGCCATCACCGGGGCGCTGCTGATCATGTCCGGGCTGGTCGTGGCCAACGCGGCGCTCGGTGCGCTGGGTTCGTACGTGCTGCGGCGCACCGCCGAGTCGGTGGTGCTCGGCGCGCGGCGCGCGCTGTCGTCGTATCTGCTGCGGCTGCGCATCACCGCCGTGGACCGCAGCGAGCCGGGCGATCTGATGGCCCGCATCACCTCGGACACGACGCTGCTGCGCGAGGTCACGACCGACTCGCTGGTGGGCCTCGGCACCGGAGGGCTGACCCTCGTGGCGACGGTGGCGATGATGGGCCTGGTGGATCCGGTGCTGCTGCTGGTCACGCTCGGCGTGATCCTGGCCGCCGGCACGATCCTCGGCGTGATCGTGCCGCGTATCAACCGGGCCAGCCGGCAGGCGCAGGACGCGGTCGGGGTGATGGGGGCCTCGCTGGAGCGGATCCTCGGCGCGCTGCGCACGGTGAAGGCGTCGGGTGCCGAGCACCGGGAGGAACGTACGCTGCACGAGGCCGCCGAGGAGTCGTGGCGGCAGAGCGTCCGGGCCGCCAAGTGGTCGGCCGCGGCGGGCAACACGGCCGGACTCGCCATGCAGATCGCGTTCATCACGGTGCTCGCGGTGGGCGGGGCGCGGGTGGCGACCGGGGCGATCGACGTCGGCACCCTGGTGGCGTTCCTGCTGTACGTCTTCTATCTGATGTCGCCGATCCAGCAGGTCGTCGGCGCGATCACGCAGTACCAGACGGGCTCGGCGGCGCTCGCGAGGATCCAGGAGGCGCTGCGGCTGCCCGCCGAACCGGCGGCCGCTCCCGCGCCGTTGCCCGCCGCCGGGGCGGAGCCGGCCGCGCTGGCGTTCGAGGACGTGCGCTTCCGGTACGCCGACGATCTGCCGTACGTCCACCACGGGGTGACGTTCGCCGTGCCCGCGCAGGGCATGACCGCGTTCGTGGGCCCGTCGGGCGCGGGCAAGACCACCGTCTTCTCCCTCATCGAGCGGTTCTACGATCCCGAGGCCGGGACCATCACGCTCGACGGGCGGGACCTCGCGGACTGGGAGCTGCCGCGGCTGCGGTCCGCGATCGGCTATGTGGAGCAGGACGCCCCGGTCCTGTCGGGTTCGCTGCGGGACAACCTGCTGCTCGGCAATCCCGACGCGGACGACGCCGCGCTCACCCGCGTGCTGAAGACGACCCGCCTCGACGGCCTGGTGGCGCGGTTGCCCGGCGGTCTGGACACGCTCGTCGGGCATCGCGGCACCAAACTGTCCGGCGGCGAGCGCCAGCGCGTCGCCATCGCCCGCGCCCTGCTGCGCCGGCCCCGGCTGCTGCTCCTGGACGAGGCCACCTCGCAGCTGGACGCGGTGAACGAGGCGGCGCTGCGCGACACGGTCGCGGACGTGGCCCGTACGACCACGGTTCTGGTCGTCGCGCACCGGCTGTCGACGGTGACGATGGCCGACCGGATCGTGGTGATGGACGCGGGACGGGTGCGCGCGGTGGGCACGCATCGCGAACTCGTGGCGTCCGACCCGCTGTACGCGGAGCTGGCGGCGACTCAGTTCCTGGCGACGGCCGAGTGA
- a CDS encoding ricin-type beta-trefoil lectin domain protein codes for MYPPPRTQLVRRCRSAVVRLLALALTATAALLFAGATPAQAVTNRQIPVPAAPMGWASWNAFAAKVDYNVIKRQVDAFVAAGLPEAGYEYINIDEGWWQGTRDSAGNITVDEAEWPGGMKAIADYIHSKGLKAGIYTDAGKDGCGYYFPTGRPAAPGSGSEGHYEQDMLAFSRWGFDFVKVDWCGGDAEGLDPKTTYQAISNAVTAATATTGRPLALSLCNWGYSNPWNWAPGMGPMWRTNTDIFFHGGTPSYSNVLTAFDRNIHPTAQHTGYYNDPDMMVVGMNGLTAAQSRSHMNLWAISGAPLLAGLDLTTLTTESTNILTNPEVIAVDQDPRGLQGVEVAEDTTGLQVYGKVLSGSGNRAVVLLNRTSTTQNMTVRWSDLGLTNASATVRDLWARQNVATTGTGYTTSVPANGSVMLTVTGGTEQSASTYSGTSSFSGVVAGSAGLKTVEVSYTNDTSTARTATLTVNGQTPTKVSFPPTGAGAGNISVNVSLMKGSANTIAFSGAPTLDGIVVRPLPGRNGTLITGTGSGRCADINDNTIANGTDAQLWDCSGGQNQVWQYNSTRKELVVYGNKCLDAYNRGTTNGTRVVIWDCNGQNNQQWNLGSDGTLTNVNAGLCLDAYGAATANGTKLVLWTCNGQNNQKWTVS; via the coding sequence ATGTACCCCCCACCCCGAACCCAACTCGTCCGTCGCTGCAGATCCGCCGTGGTGCGCCTCCTCGCCCTGGCGCTCACCGCCACGGCAGCGCTCCTGTTCGCCGGGGCCACCCCGGCCCAGGCAGTGACGAACCGTCAAATACCGGTGCCCGCCGCCCCCATGGGCTGGGCGTCCTGGAACGCGTTCGCCGCGAAGGTCGACTACAACGTCATCAAGCGGCAGGTCGACGCGTTCGTGGCGGCGGGCCTGCCCGAGGCCGGCTACGAGTACATCAACATCGACGAGGGCTGGTGGCAGGGCACCCGCGACAGCGCCGGCAACATCACCGTCGACGAGGCCGAGTGGCCGGGCGGCATGAAGGCCATCGCCGACTACATCCACAGCAAGGGACTCAAGGCCGGCATCTACACCGACGCCGGCAAGGACGGCTGCGGCTACTACTTCCCGACCGGCCGCCCCGCCGCGCCCGGCTCGGGCAGCGAGGGGCACTACGAGCAGGACATGCTGGCCTTCTCCCGGTGGGGCTTCGACTTCGTCAAGGTCGACTGGTGCGGAGGTGACGCCGAGGGCCTCGACCCGAAGACGACCTACCAGGCGATCAGCAACGCGGTGACCGCCGCGACCGCCACCACCGGCCGCCCGCTCGCCCTCTCCCTGTGCAACTGGGGCTACTCCAACCCCTGGAACTGGGCCCCGGGCATGGGCCCGATGTGGCGGACGAACACCGACATCTTCTTCCACGGCGGCACCCCGTCGTACAGCAACGTCCTGACCGCCTTCGACCGCAACATCCACCCCACGGCCCAGCACACCGGCTACTACAACGACCCCGACATGATGGTCGTGGGCATGAACGGCCTGACCGCCGCACAGAGCCGCTCCCACATGAACCTGTGGGCGATCTCCGGCGCCCCCCTGCTCGCCGGCCTCGACCTCACCACCCTCACCACCGAGTCGACGAACATCCTGACCAACCCCGAGGTCATCGCCGTCGACCAGGACCCGCGCGGCCTCCAAGGCGTCGAGGTCGCCGAGGACACCACCGGTCTCCAGGTGTACGGCAAGGTCCTCTCCGGCAGCGGCAACCGTGCCGTCGTCCTGCTCAACCGCACGTCGACCACGCAGAACATGACCGTCCGCTGGTCCGACCTCGGCCTGACGAACGCCTCCGCGACCGTCCGTGACCTGTGGGCCCGCCAGAACGTCGCCACGACCGGCACCGGTTACACCACCAGCGTCCCGGCGAACGGCTCGGTGATGCTCACCGTCACCGGCGGCACCGAACAGTCCGCGAGCACCTACAGCGGCACGTCGAGCTTCTCCGGCGTGGTCGCCGGAAGCGCCGGTCTGAAGACCGTCGAGGTCTCCTACACCAACGACACCTCCACCGCCCGCACGGCGACGCTCACCGTCAACGGCCAGACCCCCACCAAGGTCTCCTTCCCGCCGACCGGCGCCGGCGCGGGCAACATCTCCGTCAACGTGTCCCTCATGAAGGGCAGCGCGAACACCATCGCCTTCTCCGGTGCCCCGACCCTCGACGGCATCGTGGTACGACCGCTGCCCGGCAGGAACGGCACGCTGATCACGGGCACCGGGTCCGGCCGCTGCGCGGACATCAACGACAACACCATCGCCAACGGCACCGACGCCCAGCTGTGGGACTGCAGCGGCGGCCAGAACCAGGTCTGGCAGTACAACAGCACCCGCAAGGAACTCGTCGTCTACGGCAACAAGTGCCTCGACGCCTACAACCGCGGCACCACCAACGGCACCCGGGTCGTCATCTGGGACTGCAACGGCCAGAACAACCAGCAGTGGAACCTGGGCAGCGACGGCACCCTCACCAACGTCAACGCCGGGCTCTGCCTCGACGCGTACGGCGCGGCCACGGCCAACGGCACCAAGCTGGTGCTGTGGACCTGCAACGGCCAGAACAACCAGAAGTGGACGGTGAGCTAG
- a CDS encoding CU044_5270 family protein, whose product MADELELLRRANPVPVDGPHFGDGPLDHHAERQLNRLLHERPSAPRRRARLVWGLTAATVVAALVSALLFTGQTTAPAVAAPRPLLVQADSTPVSLKTLAERAQAAAADGAPKLRKGTHVQAWSMGMSDDKPPITLPEERIVRWNADDSHTEIVVATDPRHPGRPVLSGEGELVEDGHVLSRQSYPPSWSDAPPQSPPPTDVTRLRAYLQEAEYSKTPLHTGELLHAVASLLDTWTLGARESATLARLLADTEGLKPLGQVTDRLGRRGQAYVYDGSGARRMLIMDPVTGAVLGLETTFTKAEPEYGVKAGDVMSYSAWMR is encoded by the coding sequence ATGGCTGACGAACTCGAACTGCTGCGCCGAGCCAACCCCGTACCGGTCGACGGCCCCCACTTCGGCGACGGACCACTGGACCACCACGCCGAACGGCAGCTCAACCGGCTGTTGCACGAACGCCCCTCCGCTCCCCGACGCCGGGCCCGGCTGGTGTGGGGCCTCACGGCCGCGACCGTCGTCGCCGCGCTCGTGTCGGCTCTGCTGTTCACCGGCCAGACCACCGCCCCCGCGGTCGCCGCACCCCGCCCGCTGCTCGTGCAGGCCGACTCCACCCCCGTATCCCTGAAAACCCTGGCCGAGCGGGCACAGGCGGCCGCGGCCGACGGTGCGCCGAAGCTCCGCAAGGGCACGCACGTGCAGGCGTGGAGCATGGGCATGAGCGATGACAAGCCGCCGATCACGCTGCCCGAGGAGCGCATCGTGCGGTGGAACGCCGACGACAGCCACACGGAGATCGTCGTGGCGACCGACCCGCGCCACCCCGGCCGCCCGGTCCTCAGCGGTGAAGGGGAACTCGTCGAGGACGGCCATGTCCTCAGCAGGCAGAGCTACCCGCCCAGTTGGAGCGACGCCCCGCCGCAGTCGCCGCCTCCCACCGACGTCACACGCCTGCGGGCGTACCTCCAGGAGGCCGAGTACAGCAAGACCCCGCTGCACACCGGCGAGCTCCTCCACGCCGTCGCGTCGCTGCTCGACACCTGGACCCTCGGCGCCCGCGAGTCGGCGACGCTCGCGCGGCTCCTCGCGGACACCGAGGGACTCAAGCCCCTCGGGCAGGTGACGGACCGGCTCGGACGGCGCGGACAGGCGTACGTGTACGACGGGTCCGGCGCCCGCCGCATGCTGATCATGGACCCGGTCACCGGGGCCGTACTCGGGCTGGAGACCACCTTCACGAAGGCGGAACCGGAGTACGGCGTCAAGGCCGGCGACGTGATGTCGTACAGCGCCTGGATGCGCTGA
- a CDS encoding RNA polymerase sigma factor has product MSNDEIFAAAYREHYWAVSRYVARRLDGRTSEVEEVVAEVFTVAWRRRADLPAAPLPWLYGVARNCLANAVRGYGRRRRLVDRLGNDESAHGRQIVDSPDTEAPGAWVHEALHRLSAADQEVLRLTAWEELGVEEVAVALGCGRRAAAMRLHRARRRLRAEIDRMSPTTVSKERSHG; this is encoded by the coding sequence ATGAGCAACGACGAGATCTTCGCCGCTGCCTATCGCGAGCACTACTGGGCGGTCAGCCGCTACGTCGCGCGGCGACTGGACGGGCGTACGAGTGAGGTCGAGGAAGTGGTGGCGGAGGTGTTCACCGTCGCCTGGCGACGCCGGGCGGACCTGCCGGCCGCCCCACTGCCCTGGCTGTACGGCGTGGCACGCAACTGCCTGGCGAACGCGGTACGCGGCTACGGGCGACGCCGGCGGCTGGTCGACCGGCTCGGCAACGACGAGAGCGCGCACGGCCGGCAGATCGTGGACAGCCCGGACACGGAGGCGCCGGGCGCCTGGGTGCACGAGGCGCTGCACCGGCTGTCGGCGGCCGACCAGGAGGTGCTGCGGCTGACGGCGTGGGAGGAACTGGGCGTCGAGGAGGTCGCCGTGGCCCTCGGCTGCGGCAGACGGGCCGCGGCCATGCGGCTGCACCGGGCCCGGCGCCGGCTGAGAGCCGAGATCGACCGTATGTCCCCGACGACCGTGTCCAAGGAACGAAGCCATGGCTGA
- a CDS encoding alanine--tRNA ligase-related protein, which yields MNTDRIVRTFTDYFREHGHELVTGGTLLPPPCDPVLFTTSGIHPLTPHLEGRPHPLGRRLLSVQRCLRTTDLDEVGDRTHLTVFEMLGSWSLGDYGHSQSLRWGYALLRDGFGIPPERMYVTVFGGDDQVGSDDESSGTWRELGLPVELAGDENWWSHGPVGLCGPDSEIFVWTGAPGTPPQGSPTTWVEVWNHVSMRYRRLEDGSLRLLQQPNVDTGMGLERLATILQGHDSVYDSDLFEPWMRLLPPLWNLDEWSTRLVCDHLRSGIAVIGDGVRPSNTGRGYVLRRLIRRVLTTLWRDDPSRTLSDLPADLVRHTLDHFRQTGGTDLVRETLLDEERRFGTLLERGRRVLDKPQFKGLLSDEDYRYLHDTHGLPRDLVTTLRTP from the coding sequence ATGAACACCGACCGGATCGTCCGCACCTTCACCGACTACTTCCGCGAGCACGGACACGAGCTCGTCACCGGCGGCACCCTCCTGCCACCGCCCTGTGACCCCGTGCTGTTCACCACCTCCGGCATACACCCGCTCACGCCCCATCTGGAAGGCCGCCCGCATCCACTGGGACGACGTCTGCTCAGCGTCCAGCGCTGTCTGCGCACCACCGACCTCGACGAGGTCGGCGACCGCACCCACCTGACGGTGTTCGAGATGCTCGGCTCCTGGTCCCTGGGCGACTACGGCCATTCACAGAGCCTGCGTTGGGGATACGCGCTGCTGCGCGACGGGTTCGGCATTCCGCCGGAGCGGATGTACGTCACCGTCTTCGGCGGCGACGACCAGGTGGGCTCCGACGACGAGTCGTCGGGCACCTGGCGGGAGTTGGGCCTGCCCGTGGAGCTGGCCGGCGACGAGAACTGGTGGTCCCACGGCCCCGTCGGCCTGTGCGGCCCCGACTCGGAGATCTTCGTCTGGACCGGCGCCCCCGGCACCCCGCCCCAGGGCAGCCCGACCACGTGGGTCGAGGTGTGGAACCACGTGAGCATGCGCTACCGCCGCCTGGAGGACGGCAGCCTCCGACTCCTCCAACAGCCCAACGTGGACACGGGCATGGGACTGGAGCGCCTCGCCACGATCCTGCAGGGCCACGACTCCGTCTACGACAGCGACCTGTTCGAACCCTGGATGAGGCTCCTGCCGCCGCTGTGGAACCTGGACGAGTGGTCGACGCGGCTGGTCTGCGACCACCTGCGATCCGGCATCGCCGTGATCGGTGACGGCGTACGCCCGTCCAACACCGGACGCGGCTATGTCCTGCGCCGGCTGATTCGCCGCGTCCTGACCACCCTCTGGCGCGACGATCCCTCGCGCACCCTGTCCGACCTGCCGGCCGACCTGGTCCGGCACACCCTGGACCACTTCCGGCAGACCGGTGGGACGGACCTGGTGCGCGAGACGCTGCTGGACGAGGAACGGCGATTCGGCACGCTCCTGGAGCGGGGGCGGCGCGTGCTGGACAAACCGCAGTTCAAGGGCCTGCTGAGCGACGAGGACTACCGGTACCTCCACGACACGCACGGGCTGCCGCGCGACCTCGTCACGACGCTCCGCACGCCCTGA
- a CDS encoding YihY/virulence factor BrkB family protein — MTRLLKSRHKDQRERRSPPPQPDSGREQPDTSGAETSQERLGPDPQVERQAPDTPSELPRRSWRAVLKGTLREFKDDELADRAAALTYYSVLSLFPALLVLVSLLGLVGRSATDKVLENINELAPGSARDILTRAVEQLQGNGGLGSVMAVVGLVLAVWSASGYVAAFIRTSNAVYDMPEGRPVWKILPIRLGVTVVLMVLAVISALIVVFTGALARQAGSTLGVGDTALTVWGIAKWPVLAVLVTTMIAILYWATPNAKVRGFRWITPGSFLALVIWLIASAGFAFYVANFASYNKTYGTMAGVIVFLIWLWVGNLAILLGLEFDAEAVRQRAIAGGHPPEEEPYTAPRDTRTWDEQDRRRLQDP; from the coding sequence ATGACCCGACTTCTCAAATCCAGGCACAAGGATCAGCGGGAGCGGCGCAGCCCGCCCCCACAACCGGACTCCGGCCGGGAACAGCCGGACACCTCCGGGGCGGAGACCTCTCAGGAGCGCCTCGGGCCGGATCCGCAGGTGGAGCGGCAGGCGCCGGACACGCCGAGCGAGCTGCCCAGGCGCTCGTGGCGGGCGGTGCTGAAGGGGACGCTCCGGGAGTTCAAGGACGACGAGCTGGCCGACCGCGCGGCGGCGCTGACCTACTACAGCGTGCTGTCGCTCTTCCCGGCCCTGCTGGTGCTGGTGTCCCTGCTCGGGCTGGTCGGCAGGTCGGCCACCGACAAGGTCCTGGAGAACATCAACGAACTCGCGCCCGGCTCGGCCCGGGACATCCTCACCCGCGCGGTCGAACAGCTGCAGGGCAACGGCGGTCTCGGCTCCGTCATGGCCGTCGTGGGCCTCGTCCTCGCCGTGTGGTCGGCCTCCGGCTATGTCGCGGCCTTCATCCGCACCTCGAACGCGGTCTACGACATGCCCGAGGGGCGCCCGGTGTGGAAGATCCTCCCGATCCGGCTCGGGGTGACCGTCGTCCTCATGGTGCTGGCCGTGATCAGCGCGCTGATCGTCGTCTTCACCGGCGCCCTGGCCCGGCAGGCCGGCTCGACGCTGGGCGTCGGCGACACGGCTCTGACGGTCTGGGGCATCGCGAAGTGGCCCGTCCTGGCCGTCCTCGTGACCACCATGATCGCGATCCTGTACTGGGCGACCCCCAACGCCAAGGTGCGCGGGTTCCGGTGGATCACCCCGGGCAGCTTCCTGGCCCTGGTGATCTGGCTGATCGCCTCCGCCGGCTTCGCGTTCTACGTCGCCAACTTCGCCTCCTACAACAAGACCTACGGCACCATGGCGGGCGTGATCGTCTTCCTGATCTGGCTGTGGGTCGGCAATCTGGCCATCCTGCTGGGCCTGGAGTTCGACGCGGAGGCCGTCCGGCAGCGCGCGATCGCCGGCGGTCACCCACCCGAGGAGGAGCCCTACACGGCGCCCCGCGACACCCGCACCTGGGACGAACAGGACCGCCGACGCCTGCAGGATCCATGA
- a CDS encoding bifunctional 5,10-methylenetetrahydrofolate dehydrogenase/5,10-methenyltetrahydrofolate cyclohydrolase, with protein MTQARLMEGTALARRIVDETAKKAADLTERTGTAPCLATVLVGEDPASVTYVRMKQNRCRKAGITSRHVPLPADSSTAQLVGTLRDLSADPGVHGILLQHPMGPHIDERAAFEAIAPEKDVDGVTFASFATMSFGLPGFVSCTPGGIMRLLDEYGVDPAGRRAVVVGRSAILGKPAGMLLLARDATVTYCHSRTTDLSAAVREADIVVAAVGRARLIRGQDIKPGAVVIDAGYNEGNVGDVDFDSAVERASLITPVPGGVGPMTIATLLEQTVDAAARQLGV; from the coding sequence ATGACTCAGGCCCGGCTCATGGAGGGCACCGCGCTCGCCCGGCGGATCGTCGACGAGACCGCGAAGAAGGCGGCCGACCTCACCGAACGCACCGGCACCGCGCCCTGTCTCGCGACCGTGCTGGTCGGCGAGGATCCCGCGTCGGTGACGTATGTCCGCATGAAGCAGAACCGGTGCCGCAAGGCCGGCATCACCTCACGCCATGTGCCGCTGCCGGCTGACAGCAGCACGGCACAGCTCGTCGGCACCCTGCGCGACCTGTCGGCCGACCCCGGCGTGCACGGCATCCTGCTCCAGCATCCGATGGGCCCGCACATCGACGAGCGGGCGGCGTTCGAGGCGATCGCGCCGGAGAAGGACGTCGACGGTGTCACCTTCGCCTCGTTCGCGACGATGAGCTTCGGGCTGCCGGGGTTCGTCTCGTGCACGCCCGGCGGGATCATGCGGCTGCTCGACGAGTACGGCGTCGACCCGGCCGGCAGGCGCGCCGTGGTCGTCGGCCGCAGCGCGATCCTCGGCAAGCCGGCCGGCATGCTGCTCCTGGCCCGCGACGCCACGGTGACGTACTGCCACTCCCGTACGACGGATCTGTCCGCGGCCGTGCGTGAGGCGGACATCGTGGTGGCCGCCGTGGGCCGGGCGCGGCTGATCCGAGGCCAGGACATCAAGCCCGGCGCCGTCGTGATCGACGCCGGCTACAACGAGGGGAACGTCGGCGACGTCGACTTCGACTCCGCCGTCGAGCGGGCCTCGCTCATCACCCCGGTGCCGGGCGGCGTCGGTCCGATGACGATCGCCACGCTGCTGGAGCAGACGGTGGACGCGGCCGCCCGGCAGCTCGGGGTGTGA